The genomic window TGGCGTTCCGCCACCTGCTGTTCAACCGGGAGCCGATCAAGGGCCGGTTCCGCGAGATCGCGCTGCTGCTGGTGCGGCACGCTGTGGTCTGGACGCCGATCTTCGTCTTCCTGCCGCTCGGCATGGCGATCGCCTTCTTCTTCGTGCAGGTCGCTGTCTTCGGCGTCTACATGGGCGCCTCGTTCGCGCCGAACCACAAGGGCATGCCCGTCATCGCCAAGGACGCGAAGCTGGACTTCTTCAGCAAGCAGGTGCGCACCTCGCGCAACATCCGCGGCGGCTGGTGGGCGACGTGGCTCATGGGTGGCCTCAACTACCAGATCGAGCACCACCTGTTCCCGAACATGCCGCGGCCGCACCTCGCCAAGGCCCGCCCGATCGTGATGAAGGCCTGTGAAGAGCTCAACGTGCCCTACACCGAGACCAGCCTGATCCAGTCGTACGCCATCGTCATCGACTACCTCAACCGAGTGGGCCTCGCAGCGCGCGACCCGTTCGACTGCCCCATGGCGACGACCGCCCGTCGGGGACTCGGACCGGCCGCCTGAGGCGACGCCGCCGCCGGAGGGGGTGCGCCCGAGCGCACAGGGTCGTAACGTCGCCGACATGAGCGACGTCACGATCTTCGCCCCCTCCCCCATCCTCACCGTCACGGTCGAGGACCACCCGTCGGGGGACGAGATCCACGTCCACGCCGGCGGCCAGGGCGTCTGGCAGGCGCGCATGCTGCTGCGGCTCGGCCGCACCGTCTCCATGTGCTGCACCCTCACGGGTGAGACCGGCCGCGTACTGCGGCGGCTGCTCGAGGACGAGGGAATCGTCGTCGTCCCGGTGCGCCGCGACGGGCGCGGTTCGGCCTATGTGCACGACCGCCGCGGCGGACAGCGCGTCGTGATCGCCGACGAAGGCGGCGACCCCCTCGGCCGCCACGAGCTCGACGAGCTGTACGGCGCCACGCTGGCGGAGGGTCTCGAGTCGCGCCTGGTGATCCTCAGCGGACCGGGTCGCGACGACATCCTCCCCGCCGACACCTACCGCCGGCTCGCTGCGGACCTGCGCGAAGGCGGGGCCGCGGTCGTGGTCGACCTGGCCGGGTCACGCCTCGCGGCCGCCCTCGCCGGCGGAGTCGACGTGCTGAAGGTGAGCGACGAGGAGCTGCTGGCCGACCGGTTGATCTCGGACAGGTCGGTGGGCGCGGTCAGAAGGGCCATGCGCGCCCTGCGCGAGCGCGGAGCGCGGACCGTCGTCGTCTCCCGCGCCGAAGAGCCGCTGCTGCTGCTGGACGCACGGGGCTTTCTCGAAGTGAGCACGCCGCAGCTGCAGGTGGCCGATGACCACGGCGCCGGCGACTCGCTGACGGCAGGGCTGGCGGCGGGGATGGCTGCCGGCGACACCCCGCGCGACGCGGTGCGACTGGGCGCGGCGGCCGGAGCCCTCAACGTGACGCGCCACGGGCTCGGCACCGGCGACCCGGCCGCGATCGCGGCTCTGCTCGAGACGGTGGTCGTGCGCGATGCCAACGGGAGCGAAGAAGCGCTCCCCGAGCAGCCCGTCATGGGCCGGGTGAGCCCGCACGGCCTCGCGGCCCTGGCGGAGCCGGAGGAGGAGAGGTGACGCGGGCGCTCATCACCAACGACGACGGCATCGACGCTCCCGGCCTGCACGCGCTGGCACGCCGCGCGCGCGCAGCCGGCCTGGACGTCACCGTAGCCGCCCCCGCCCAGCAGTCCAGCGGCGCGAGTGCGTCGATCATGGCCGAAGACCGCGACGGGCGCATCGCCGTCGAACGGCGCACCCTGGTC from Microbacterium sp. zg-Y625 includes these protein-coding regions:
- a CDS encoding 1-phosphofructokinase family hexose kinase; this translates as MSDVTIFAPSPILTVTVEDHPSGDEIHVHAGGQGVWQARMLLRLGRTVSMCCTLTGETGRVLRRLLEDEGIVVVPVRRDGRGSAYVHDRRGGQRVVIADEGGDPLGRHELDELYGATLAEGLESRLVILSGPGRDDILPADTYRRLAADLREGGAAVVVDLAGSRLAAALAGGVDVLKVSDEELLADRLISDRSVGAVRRAMRALRERGARTVVVSRAEEPLLLLDARGFLEVSTPQLQVADDHGAGDSLTAGLAAGMAAGDTPRDAVRLGAAAGALNVTRHGLGTGDPAAIAALLETVVVRDANGSEEALPEQPVMGRVSPHGLAALAEPEEER
- a CDS encoding fatty acid desaturase family protein, with the translated sequence MGPIRQTYAGTKEFPPITRAYTDVSQAVKEKGLLQRARGFYALVGLAILAGFAGCIVAFFSLGDSWWQLAVAAASGILFTQVAFLAHEAAHRQIFASGPANDRLARFIGPAIVGMSVSWWSTKHTRHHANPNRVGKDPDIEIDTISFLDEDAASARGVRRMITKRQGWLFFPLLTLEGLNLYALAFRHLLFNREPIKGRFREIALLLVRHAVVWTPIFVFLPLGMAIAFFFVQVAVFGVYMGASFAPNHKGMPVIAKDAKLDFFSKQVRTSRNIRGGWWATWLMGGLNYQIEHHLFPNMPRPHLAKARPIVMKACEELNVPYTETSLIQSYAIVIDYLNRVGLAARDPFDCPMATTARRGLGPAA